The following nucleotide sequence is from Coffea eugenioides isolate CCC68of chromosome 10, Ceug_1.0, whole genome shotgun sequence.
AACAGTTTTATCCCTTGACACTAGTGTGGCTAACAAAAAAggaactctttttcctttgtgATTTCTAACGTTTAGATAAATGTGGACGTTTTCTTGTTTGGGCTTGACGATTTGATGGTCTAATCAATGGAAGTATGGATTTTGCACATTTAGAAGATGGTAAAAGATGCTGTAATCTGTGGGTATTGTAGCTTGGAGTTTGGTGCTTATTCTTAAAGGAGGTTTCTTATCTATGTTGGCTGTAGGAAATGTAGATTGTTGTTTGTGTTTGTCGAGTGCATTGCACATTTATAAGATGATAGAAGATGAAAGAAGTAAGGGTTTTTTAGCTTGCAATTCCATACTTATTAGGAGGGACTCCTCTTTCCGATTATTGTGGCTTGTTGGACTGCTAAGTCCCACCAGAAGTTTATGACATATGCCAAGAAAATGATCATGTCGTCACTGTGGGTGCTTGAGAAAAATCTTGAAACAATTCGGTAATTCATCATAAATGACTGCAGCATGATGTTACTCCAAGTTTTATTTAGCAGAAAACGTTTGTGTGGCATGGCATCATCTATGTTTCGATAAAGGTGGCACTCATTTCTAAGAGATTaacatattcttttttttatcttacatttATGGTATGTTCTCATGCAAATGTCTTAATCCATTTAGATAGAtgcatttattttcttttcttttctttttgttctaaTTAAAAACCCCTCCTGTTTAGTTCAAGTTCGTTTTGTGTACTGTTTCTTGTTTCTGATTGTGTGCATCTGATATTGTTGTGTAaagttgtttcttctgaaaatcACATGGCGGATCATCAACCCATTGAAGGGTCAAGCACGAGTAATGTTTCCGGTGGAAGTCCTGAATCAACTGTGGAGCTGAACATCAAGACTCTTGACTCCCAGATTTACAGCTTTCACGCAGACAAGGATGTATGTTGTGTTTGTGCTCTATACATGTCATTATCAAGATTAGTTCTTTATATATTTGGTTAGAAAATTGGCCTTAAGCATTGTAGTTCAGTTCGATTTGCATTGTAGTacagttttttttattttttatttttttgaatgacTTAATTCAGTTTGCAAAATCATGATTGGTGCATAACCTAGTAAATGGATTCTTTGAGGTAGTCACTTCAAAGTTTTATCTGTCATGTTTCTGatatatttttgattaattttagcTTAAAAAGTACTTTGTTACTGGGTAAGATGTTTGAGGCTTGTATTGTTCCAGATGCCAGTTTCAGCATTGAAGGAGAAAATAGCTAGTCAAATTGGTGTTCCTGTTGAGCAGCAACGACTTATTTTTAGGGGCAAGGTCTTGAAGGATGATCATCTTCTTTCTGAATATTGTATCCTTTCTATGGAAAGCTGTGATGCATATGCCCGAAAAtagaggggaaaaaaagaagaaattatgCTCTTTCTTGTTATAAAACATGACATCAAGTTGATGGGCAACAAGAATCTAGCCATTTGGGGTCACCTTTCTGCATATCTTCATGTGCTTTTGGTTAGAAGGAATTCTCAAATTCTTTATAGTGCTATGCTAAGTTGTTTTTGTGCTTCAATTTGATACTACAAACATTTAAAGCATTCACATTTTGAATTGACATTTCCCATATACTCATATGCAGAGATATATTCTTGAAGCTATAAAATGGAAGTTTTATTAATTGTACTTCTTGATGACCGTGCAATTCATTGCATTATCATTCAACCTCTATAAAGGATGCTGCTTTTGTTTATATTTCTTCGAATCTTATTCAACTCACCTTGAAGAAATTAGTGTAAAATTAAGTTTGATCCATTGACTAGTATTTTTTTCAATCTTGGATAATTGTTAATGCTTGGTTAGTATGACATATTTTGGCAGGGACTGCTTTGGGAGTCTTATTTGTCTCAGGGATGTGATTTTAGCTAGTCTTCTTCTCATTAAGCTTTTTATCCTGTCAACTAGTTGTCACTGGGGTTTATTAACCTTGCCTGAAAGTTGCTGCTGCTACAACAGGgttaaattttcaatttgtattgTTCCTTGCAGCTATGATTTAATTTTCTGAAGTATCTAGATATTAGTGATTTGCAAGTGGTCATAAGCATAGTAACACCACTTGACTGAATCTAGAAGCTAAGATGTGTCTGCACATTGGAGCTGCATCTTGGCAAATGTGGTTGTGTTAAACCTTGATTCTGCTATAGATGTTGAAAATGGACATACGCTACATTTAGTTGAGAGACAGGCTACTCAGCAGCAACCTTCGTCTAGTTCGGATAATGGAAATACAAGAACAAACACTGGAAGAGTTGGTAAATTTTCATGCTTTTCATCTCTGAGTTTCAATGGTTATCCTATAACATTACTGTTTCTTATGTCTGCAAGCTTAAAATGTTTCAGGACAAGAACCTGGTGGTCCTGGTGGCTCACGCAATCGTATGGGACAAATTTCACATAGTGTTGTTTTGGGGACATTCAATGTTGGTGAACAAGGTGAAAATGTCGGGTCAGATCTGAGTCGGGTGCGAGGCTGTCAACTTCTATGAATGGATTTTATTATGTTTTAGGTTGGTTATTTGCATTTATAGGGATATATGCTTCTAATTCTTGTTGCTTTGTTTTCTTAGGTCATTGGGGCTGTCTTAAACTCCATTGGAATTGGAGGTCAGCCTGGTACACAACCTAGCGTGCAGGTGAGTTCAGTCTTTGATGGATTTCTTGATTCTCTCCTCTTTGCTATCCAAAATTGTCTCTGTGGATGGGCATTCCGATTTTCAGCATTTACAATGGTTTAGTTATTAGATTTACAGAATTGCTTTGTATTCCCTAGTATTACCTTACCTAAGATATTTACGAGGGAAGAAGCCCTTAGATATGCAGAGAATAAATTGCCTGTAGTAGCTCTTCCAAGTTTATGGAGGTGGAAGTATCATGACCTTAGTTCTGCCTCTGTTTTCAGTGATCATGCTGTTGTGTTGTAGAACTGAAGACTAACAAAAGATCATGTCTTGATTCTCGTCATTTTAGCAATAAGCATCTTACATATGTTAGTGCTATTTCTTGCATATTGTCCATGTGAAACTCCTTTATTCTGATTCTCCCTGCCTAAATTGTACGTTTGTGATAAATGTTAGTTTAATATTGCTTGGAAGCTCAATTTGCACAGTTCTTATTGCACTTTGGACTATTATGGACATGGTCTTTATTTGTACTATCTTGCTGTTCTCCTTTTTATTCTTCTTTGCACTGATTTTTGTTATATGCTGATTAACCATGACTGATACTGGTGCATTTCTTGTTTGTTAAACATGGTTATTATGTTTATATGAGTTTAAGCCTGTTCTTGGTTACTGAGTATTGGGGCTTCTTATGTTGACTTCAGTTTCGCTAACAATCTTAAGAAAGAAGAATAATCGTGGAAATCCTTATGGGAATTCTTGTTATGAAATCCTATCTGTATATGTTATACAATCTCTAGAATGATCTCAAAATCGTGGACAGATTCCTCCTAAGTTGAACTGTACTGCTCTGATAAGATAGTAATAGTTATTAGTTTCAACATCTACCTTTTCTACTATTTTCTGTTTTCAGTTTTTGAAGAATTAAGACTCATAACTGAAACTGATATTACTTAACTATGGTTACCTGATATCACTTTGTAAGGGACTTGAGCAAAAACTATATTAGTGATAGTACTACAAAATGGCCTATATTTCGCTATATCCTAGATACAGAGGAGCTTATTGAATGGatgaaaaaccagaaaaaaatatTGCTATAGTAAGACATTTAAATGGAGAATGATAATCTAAAAGATAAATTATGTTCACCTTTTTAATGTTTTAATGTAACTTCTAATGGCCTGTGCTCTTTTTTCTATAGAATAACACTAATTGCCTTAGAGGTATTGCATAAAGTTAGTGAGCTTTATCTAGTTTGGTGTCAACATTATATCTTTTTGATTTCTTACAAATTCCCCTTGAGTACTTCAACTTCGGGAGGCTACTGTAACATACTGGGGCAAGAAATTTAAAGGTAAGACTTGTTATTTTAGGAAAAGTTGATTGGTGATATTGCCTCAATTTAGCGACAATTATCATCATAATTAGGACAAATCTCAGTTAATAGCAAATTCACCCCCTATCAAGTTATGTAGGATCTCAGACCATAGCTCTGACAGTTGCTGAGCTGAATCTTGATTGAGAATCTTCAaagtctttttccttttctgatgACGCATGTCCTTCATGCATTATATGCTTTCCCTTTTGTTGAAGGGGAACTGGGaaggtattttattttttggttggcATCCACCAATCTAGTTGTTACCTTCATCTGATTACAagaattttattattatttaccaTAAAGAGTTGGATGCCATATGTCACTCTAATCAGGCGTTAATGGGTTGTGAAACGTTTGCCCTCCTGATGTTACATTTGGATTGGTGATCATGATACAAAACTGATTCATATAGTTGTGGATTTGTTTGTGTACACTCAATTCTTTGCCATCAGGTCCCCCAGAGGAGTGCAACAGGAGGAGTAAGAAATGATGCTGGCCACCAAAATCAGGGGGGAAACCAGTCACAGCCTGGGCAATCATTTAATAGTCAACCTATGCCTCATGCTGTGCAAATTCCCCTTGGTGCTGCTGTTGCTCTTCCTTCACTCAATATGGTATTTTGCATTAAATATGTTACCCTAACTTTTTTTCCGGAGTTGCTTTCGCTCAGATTTTaacttatttttttcttctttatgcTAGCCGATTCCTGATTCTCTGAACACAATTTATGAGTTTGTAAATCGCCTGGAGCAGGGGATGTCACAGCAGGGTAATAAATTTAGCATTCTTGCCATCTGGATCTGATTCTGCTCATATGTCTTCTTAACTTATTCggaattttttttaacaggATATCAGCCTAGCCAATCACCTAATATCACCGGTGATCCACGCACAACTCAACTGCCTTCAACCACTCGTGGTGTTCCAACACCAGAGGCGTTGAGCAGTGTCTTGCGGCATGCCCAGCATCTTCTTGGTGGTCATGCTGTAGCGGCATTATCTGTATGATCTAGTGCAATTTCATTTTATTGTTCTGGATAATAAGGCGGCTTTAGGATTATTGTTGTcattgaaattcttgaaattcttAATACGATGCTTATTTATCGCACTCTTTTTTGTATCTTTGAATTGCATGTGCTTACTTGACTCAGCAACTTTGTCAACTCAGTAATTAATCAGCTGCAGTTGTTATTATTGTTTCAGCTACtacattattgttattattgtttCAGCTACtacattattgttattattgtttCAGCTACtacattattgttattattgtttCAGCTACTACATTATGTTTAAGGGGGATGGGATGATGGAGTGGTCCATGCTATTATTGATGCGAATGTTTGTTCATCTATTTGTATTATTGCTTTTTGAACAAAACACCTCCAAGACTCCTGTTTGATGATGTCCGATGCCTAGTGTCATTGATATTAGGAACTTCTCTTGCATCTGTTTCTTTTGTCTCAACATTTTGGAAACTATGATGAAATGTCATAATTGTTCCAATTTGTCAATATGTGAAAATTAGGTATGAATGGCAATCAGAATTCATGTAACTCTGTCAGTTGCGCTAGAGACAAAAGAGTGTAGAGCACTTAAACATGATTCCCGTGGGGGAAAATCATGTGTTTTGTAAACCTGTATCATTTGAGTTGTCTAGGTATCTGTCTGCATACAGGACCTTGGTGCATTCTTGCCCACGAAACATCTGTATCATTTCACAGAGCACCATAATATTTTTCACTTGTTTTGTTCGCCAATAAAGTTCACATTCTTGCTGCATGTCACTCTAATTTCTGATATTTCCGTTGTTTATAACCTGCTGCAACTATGTAGCATGTTGCAGGGCGCTTGGAGCAGGAAGCAGGTTCTAATGATCCAACAATAAGGGGACAAATTCAGACTGAGTCAGCACAAGTAGGCCTTGCAATGCAGCACATAGGTGCTCTTCTTCTAGAGATTGGGAGAACAATGTTGACTCTGCGAATGGGACAATCTCCGGTGTggctttttgttttcttttggtaaTTCCACGCTCTTAGATTTGTGATATTTACATTTTTTAGTTCGTCGCAGGCTGAATCTTCTGTCAATGCTGGACCTGCAGTTTACGTATCTCCTTCAGGTCCTAACCCTATCATGGTTCAGGTATGTTAGAAACTTTATGGACATATTTAATGTTGGTTATTTCATAATTTCTTGTTGAACCCTATCTGGGGTGTTTATACACCATTTCTCGACTTCTTTTCTGTGTTTTCCAATGCAGAAGTATATAATAGCACATTTAGCATTTTGAGGATTTCTAATGCAGAAAGGAATTgggtgaaaaagaaaaaaaatgcaacgaAACTTTTCAATCACTCCTAGAAGACCGAAAGGCGTAAAACTGAGTTCTTGCTGAAATATACCCAAATAAAGACCATAAAAATGAATTGGTCTAGCTCCCAGATAGGCTTCTTAACTTCCAAGGGGTGCCCAGTTAAAGTTAAGCAAATTCAGAGATCTTTATTGGTTGCATTATTGATTTTAAGCtgtgattcttttttttttttccctcgcAGCCATTTCCTCTTCAGACCAGCTCCCTGTTTGGTAGTTCTGCTTCAGCTCCATCAAATCCTGGGGCTTTCGGACCTGTTGGAATTGGGAACATTTCAAGACATGTAAATATTCATATACACACTGGTATGGAAAATGTTGGTAAAGtttcttcattatttttttacttGTCGATTACATTATGCATTAAATAGACTTGCTCAATTTCTACTTGTGACCAGGGACACCGCTAGCTCCTTTTGTTTCTGGGGTTGGAGCCAGGACGAACAATGGGGAAGGAACTCCGGGCGAACGTGCCAATGGCACTGCTTCTGGTGAATCTGCTCAATCGCGAGTTCAAGGTGTCACAAATGTCAACACAACAGCTGTTCCATTACGACCTGCAGTTGTTGCTGTCTCTGGTACCCTAGAACCCAGTGTTGGTGTTTCACTGCCTCCAGATCTTTTTCCACTGTCAACAGTTGTATCGGAAGTGAATtcacaaatcagaaattttgtTGGCAATATTCGGGGTGGACACCAGGCCTTAGCAGGTGTGTTTGTTTCATATGATGACAGGGTTCTGATATAGCATGTGTTTGCTTCACTTATATTCTTGTTAAATCACGTGtattggatttctcctcatattgTGTGCTCCActgcttctttttttctttatttgtcgTCTTTAAAAGTAGAGAGTTCAACTGTTCAAGAGAGAGCTGTTGGTGCTGCTGCTGCTGGAGATGAAGGTAGGAGCAATGAACAGAATAATATCTCGTCTGGCCATGGATTTGGGGAGACTAGCCAACCATTCCCTGGTGTTTCTAACACGACAAATCAGGAGGTCTGTTTTGCAAAATTGGTTAAGATTTAgttgatcatttttttttacGTGGTATAATTGACTTAACCAACTTTTGACTTGCAGACACAGCCTTCTGGCCACCAGCCTAGCAATAGTAAGGATAGTGGTGTTGCTGTGAACCCAAAATATGAACCTTCCAGCAGTTCACTTGGGGGCTCTAATGAACCATCAAGCACCCCGGTGGTAGTAACTGCAGAAGGGGCTTCAAGTTCCAGTCAAGCCATGGATACACCTGGTGGTTCATCCACTACTCCTCTTGGGTTGGGCCTTGGAAGTTTGCAACCTAAGGTAGGTTACTGTTGATATGTTAGATGTGGAATAAAATTTGTACTGCTCTTTTTGCCATTGGAATGAAAGCACTTGTCTGAAGCTCTTCCACTTTGGTTCCAAATGTGGACCCTTATTTTTCAGATGGTACCCAAGTTATAAAGTggttattttagtttttttttagctGGATATTGATACCTCTCTAGTTCACCTTTAAGATCATCCAGTCAGCTTCTTGATATGGGAACTGCAGAATTTAGTTGACTATGCTCTGCACATATTATATTTTCAACCATTTTTATTATACAGGGTGGATTTTGTTAAGATAAATGTGTGGACTACTGACTAGAGAAATATAGAAATCAGTGTGAAATGATCAGTATAGCAGAAGGTAGCACACTTCAAAAATGATATAAATTGCATTCAAGTAACTGATGTGCCTGTTAATATAAGGGAAAGGATAACTGGAGTTTTCCACGCAAAAGAAAGCATGGACATAATCAGAAAGGATAGAAGATAAGGTTACACTAAAGCTTGCCAGGTTTCCTAGATGCTATAGGATAAGACTTGCATAGATTGACCAAGGGGTATTTACTGAACTATGAAATTTTTGTCAGCATATGATATCTTATATTGTCGACTTCTATTTGATTTTGAATGTGTGCTGCATAATGTCTTACAACCCTGATTTTAATCAGAGGCGAAGTAGGCAATCAAGGTCTCAAGGCAACAGTGGTAGTAGCTCTTTGGTCACTTCTAATCAGACTGAACAACCTAGAATTGCGGGGCAACAGGTTTTGCAATCTCTTGCATCACTTGCAGCTAGAAGCAATGGAAATACTCAGGCTTCAGGGCAGTTGTCACAACCTGCTGGGGTAGTTGTGGATACTCTACCTCCTACAGAAGAAAATGCTGATGGCCAGTTTGACATCGGCAGTTCTATGTCTCAGGTTCTCCAAAGCCCTGCCTTGAATGGTTTGTTGGCAGGTGTTTCCCAGCAAACTGGTATAGGTTCGCCAAATGCTTTGAGGAACATTATGGAGCAACTAACTCAGAACCCAGCCATGCGGAATACAGTCAATCAAATTGCTCAACAGATTGACAACCATGACCTTGGAAACATGTTCTCCAGCTTGGGTGGATGTCAAGGTGGTGGCTTTGATTTATCAAGAATGATGCAACAAATGATGCCAATTGTTTCTCAAGCTCTTGGTGGTGTTTCTACTGGGCCCCAACCAACACTTGCTATGGGGCCTGATCTCATGGGCAGTAGATCAACGATGGATGTTGTGTCAACTGTTGAAAACTCTCAGGTATGTGTTCATTTCATATCTGTGGGTTTGAAGATACTCGTGTTCATGGAACTTTCCAAGTAGAGGTAGTGAAGTTGTTTGTAAGAATTCATGAGTCATTCAAGTTCAATTTGatttttgtacccttgcatccTTTTTCCAGACCTCGCAAGAGCCGGTGACTTTGGTGTTAGTGTAGGCTCATTTGACAAGTTTTTAAGTAGAGGACATGGACAAGTTTTTAAGCTTCTAAATATACTGGAGAATTAGAAACGGACcccaaattattattattattattttattcttcaGTATCTTGTGCATTTGTCTACTGTATGGTGCATTGCCTTTTCAATGCACTTTCTGTCTGTATCTCGCTTCATGAATCTTCTAAACCATCTGTGgtggttttcatttttttgttattatatTTCACTGTTCTTTTGGTTCTTTATCCTCAATATTGTGATTCTGAAAATTGTTTTAACCTGCagaagaaattttccactatTGACATTGTAATTGTTGACTGATCTTCATGGATTTTTTTATGGTCAATtcgtttatttttttaatatttatttgtATCGTGTTGAAATACATTTTTAGCCGGATCAGGTTGGCGTCCAACAAGTGGCTCGAGGGATTGAACAACAAAGTCCTCCAGGAGAAATTTTTCGCTCAATGGTTGAAAATGCTTTACAGTTGTGCGAAGGTGACAATGTCCAGGGGAATGTTGTAAATGAATTATGCAGCGATGAGGGGCTTGCTAATGTATGCTTCTGCAGCCATGTTACAAATTtgtggtttaaaaaaaaactgataTTCATGCTCACCATTAATTTTGGTCTTGCAGGAATTCATGGAGATGCTGCGGCAGGATATTTCGCGACGACTTGATGATAGAAGTAGCCCCTAGGGCTAGGGTCACACAAGCATGGTTCGTTTTGTCTTTGTCAATACTCTCTGTAATCCATTTTTTGTCCAGGCTCTGAGGTATTATCGCGATATTTGGCAGTATTGCTCAAAATTATTCTCCCTTTGACAGTTGCTTAGTTTCCTGTAACCGGAGCACAGACCGTTTGTACAAATTTAGAAGTGGGGTCTTTTATCTGTTAAGTTTTGAGTTCCCATTGTTTTGGGACTAAGTGGTTTTTACTAATTTCTGTATAAGTTGCTGCGAGAGTTTGATACATCTAGTTTTCATGTTACGTTTTGTGTGGTGCTGAGCTTTTTAGTAGTCAAGTCTTTTCCAGGACACAGTTATTTTTGGTGGTGTGTTGCTAGAATGGCGTTTTGGAT
It contains:
- the LOC113749753 gene encoding ubiquitin-like domain-containing protein CIP73 isoform X1, which encodes MADHQPIEGSSTSNVSGGSPESTVELNIKTLDSQIYSFHADKDMPVSALKEKIASQIGVPVEQQRLIFRGKVLKDDHLLSEYYVENGHTLHLVERQATQQQPSSSSDNGNTRTNTGRVGQEPGGPGGSRNRMGQISHSVVLGTFNVGEQGENVGSDLSRVIGAVLNSIGIGGQPGTQPSVQVPQRSATGGVRNDAGHQNQGGNQSQPGQSFNSQPMPHAVQIPLGAAVALPSLNMPIPDSLNTIYEFVNRLEQGMSQQGYQPSQSPNITGDPRTTQLPSTTRGVPTPEALSSVLRHAQHLLGGHAVAALSHVAGRLEQEAGSNDPTIRGQIQTESAQVGLAMQHIGALLLEIGRTMLTLRMGQSPAESSVNAGPAVYVSPSGPNPIMVQPFPLQTSSLFGSSASAPSNPGAFGPVGIGNISRHVNIHIHTGTPLAPFVSGVGARTNNGEGTPGERANGTASGESAQSRVQGVTNVNTTAVPLRPAVVAVSGTLEPSVGVSLPPDLFPLSTVVSEVNSQIRNFVGNIRGGHQALAVESSTVQERAVGAAAAGDEGRSNEQNNISSGHGFGETSQPFPGVSNTTNQETQPSGHQPSNSKDSGVAVNPKYEPSSSSLGGSNEPSSTPVVVTAEGASSSSQAMDTPGGSSTTPLGLGLGSLQPKRRSRQSRSQGNSGSSSLVTSNQTEQPRIAGQQVLQSLASLAARSNGNTQASGQLSQPAGVVVDTLPPTEENADGQFDIGSSMSQVLQSPALNGLLAGVSQQTGIGSPNALRNIMEQLTQNPAMRNTVNQIAQQIDNHDLGNMFSSLGGCQGGGFDLSRMMQQMMPIVSQALGGVSTGPQPTLAMGPDLMGSRSTMDVVSTVENSQPDQVGVQQVARGIEQQSPPGEIFRSMVENALQLCEGDNVQGNVVNELCSDEGLANEFMEMLRQDISRRLDDRSSP
- the LOC113749753 gene encoding ubiquitin-like domain-containing protein CIP73 isoform X2, translated to MADHQPIEGSSTSNVSGGSPESTVELNIKTLDSQIYSFHADKDMPVSALKEKIASQIGVPVEQQRLIFRGKVLKDDHLLSEYYVENGHTLHLVERQATQQQPSSSSDNGNTRTNTGRVGQEPGGPGGSRNRMGQISHSVVLGTFNVGEQGENVGSDLSRVIGAVLNSIGIGGQPGTQPSVQVPQRSATGGVRNDAGHQNQGGNQSQPGQSFNSQPMPHAVQIPLGAAVALPSLNMPIPDSLNTIYEFVNRLEQGMSQQGYQPSQSPNITGDPRTTQLPSTTRGVPTPEALSSVLRHAQHLLGGHAVAALSHVAGRLEQEAGSNDPTIRGQIQTESAQVGLAMQHIGALLLEIGRTMLTLRMGQSPAESSVNAGPAVYVSPSGPNPIMVQPFPLQTSSLFGSSASAPSNPGAFGPVGIGNISRHVNIHIHTGTPLAPFVSGVGARTNNGEGTPGERANGTASGESAQSRVQGVTNVNTTAVPLRPAVVAVSGTLEPSVGVSLPPDLFPLSTVVSEVNSQIRNFVGNIRGGHQALAESSTVQERAVGAAAAGDEGRSNEQNNISSGHGFGETSQPFPGVSNTTNQETQPSGHQPSNSKDSGVAVNPKYEPSSSSLGGSNEPSSTPVVVTAEGASSSSQAMDTPGGSSTTPLGLGLGSLQPKRRSRQSRSQGNSGSSSLVTSNQTEQPRIAGQQVLQSLASLAARSNGNTQASGQLSQPAGVVVDTLPPTEENADGQFDIGSSMSQVLQSPALNGLLAGVSQQTGIGSPNALRNIMEQLTQNPAMRNTVNQIAQQIDNHDLGNMFSSLGGCQGGGFDLSRMMQQMMPIVSQALGGVSTGPQPTLAMGPDLMGSRSTMDVVSTVENSQPDQVGVQQVARGIEQQSPPGEIFRSMVENALQLCEGDNVQGNVVNELCSDEGLANEFMEMLRQDISRRLDDRSSP
- the LOC113749753 gene encoding ubiquitin-like domain-containing protein CIP73 isoform X3, giving the protein MADHQPIEGSSTSNVSGGSPESTVELNIKTLDSQIYSFHADKDMPVSALKEKIASQIGVPVEQQRLIFRGKVLKDDHLLSEYYVENGHTLHLVERQATQQQPSSSSDNGNTRTNTGRVGQEPGGPGGSRNRMGQISHSVVLGTFNVGEQGENVGSDLSRVIGAVLNSIGIGGQPGTQPSVQVPQRSATGGVRNDAGHQNQGGNQSQPGQSFNSQPMPHAVQIPLGAAVALPSLNMPIPDSLNTIYEFVNRLEQGMSQQGYQPSQSPNITGDPRTTQLPSTTRGVPTPEALSSVLRHAQHLLGGHAVAALSHVAGRLEQEAGSNDPTIRGQIQTESAQVGLAMQHIGALLLEIGRTMLTLRMGQSPAESSVNAGPAVYVSPSGPNPIMVQPFPLQTSSLFGSSASAPSNPGAFGPVGIGNISRHVNIHIHTGTPLAPFVSGVGARTNNGEGTPGERANGTASGESAQSRVQGVTNVNTTAVPLRPAVVAVSGTLEPSVGVSLPPDLFPLSTVVSEVNSQIRNFVGNIRGGHQALAVESSTVQERAVGAAAAGDEGRSNEQNNISSGHGFGETSQPFPGVSNTTNQETQPSGHQPSNSKDSGVAVNPKYEPSSSSLGGSNEPSSTPVVVTAEGASSSSQAMDTPGGSSTTPLGLGLGSLQPKRRSRQSRSQGNSGSSSLVTSNQTEQPRIAGQQVLQSLASLAARSNGNTQASGQLSQPAGVVVDTLPPTEENADGQFDIGSSMSQVLQSPALNGLLAGVSQQTGIGSPNALRNIMEQLTQNPAMRNTVNQIAQQIDNHDLGNMFSSLGGCQGGGFDLSRMMQQMMPIVSQALGGVSTGPQPTLAMGPDLMGSRSTMDVVSTVENSQVGVQQVARGIEQQSPPGEIFRSMVENALQLCEGDNVQGNVVNELCSDEGLANEFMEMLRQDISRRLDDRSSP